The Methylomicrobium lacus LW14 genome window below encodes:
- a CDS encoding PilW family protein, which yields MKKQEGYNLIELMVAMALGLIVLGATLAIYIGTIRGSSDTLKSARLNHDLEAVMTLMINDIRRAGYWGGASVTANSNNNPFTREIGDMTNIKVRNFASPTTDVAAGNCVLYSYDADGDRIVDDNEHYGFRFKNNTINMRLSGAPANTATCDGNDDNWEENIAGNQITITALTFDLSGSKCENVTTSTSFNSTCAVAAATAGNINSGNQVVEARQVSITLTGRLANDATVTKTLTDIVKVRNDRVFIQP from the coding sequence ATGAAAAAACAAGAAGGTTATAACCTGATTGAACTCATGGTTGCCATGGCGCTGGGTTTGATCGTGCTCGGCGCCACGCTGGCCATTTATATTGGCACGATCAGAGGCAGCTCTGATACGCTGAAATCCGCCCGCCTAAACCATGACCTGGAAGCGGTGATGACGCTGATGATCAACGACATCCGGCGCGCCGGCTATTGGGGCGGCGCAAGCGTAACGGCGAACAGCAACAACAATCCGTTTACCAGAGAAATCGGGGATATGACCAATATCAAGGTACGCAACTTTGCATCCCCGACGACCGATGTGGCTGCCGGCAACTGCGTATTGTACAGCTATGATGCTGATGGTGATCGCATTGTTGATGACAACGAGCATTATGGCTTTCGTTTCAAAAACAATACCATCAATATGAGGCTATCCGGAGCCCCCGCTAATACGGCTACTTGTGATGGCAATGATGATAATTGGGAAGAAAACATTGCCGGAAATCAAATAACCATAACGGCTCTGACTTTCGATCTGAGCGGATCTAAATGCGAGAATGTGACAACAAGCACTTCTTTCAATTCCACCTGCGCAGTCGCCGCGGCGACTGCCGGCAACATCAATAGCGGTAATCAAGTCGTCGAAGCCCGGCAAGTTTCGATAACCTTGACCGGTCGCTTGGCCAACGATGCAACGGTTACCAAAACACTCACTGATATTGTAAAAGTCAGGAACGATCGGGTTTTCATCCAACCTTAA
- a CDS encoding YchJ family protein has product MLRRKLLLNRQAACLCGSGINYVDCCGLYHDSATLPATAEALMRSRFTAYAQRNADYLRATWDSGRCPDVIDFSRETAVWQRLEVVDTKKGGQHDDKGVVEFKAYYLQDGEACVLHEVSRFIKKDGRWFYLDGVIKSLGKVGATVNLGKNAPCPCGSGKKFKRCCGAAA; this is encoded by the coding sequence TTGTTGAGGAGAAAACTTTTGTTGAACCGTCAAGCGGCATGTTTGTGTGGATCTGGTATTAACTATGTCGATTGCTGTGGTCTATATCACGATAGCGCGACACTTCCTGCTACCGCCGAAGCGTTGATGCGTTCGCGCTTCACGGCTTATGCGCAACGTAATGCCGACTATCTGCGCGCTACCTGGGACAGCGGCAGATGCCCGGACGTGATCGACTTCTCCCGCGAGACGGCGGTTTGGCAGCGTCTGGAAGTGGTCGACACCAAAAAGGGCGGACAACATGACGACAAGGGCGTCGTCGAATTCAAGGCTTACTATTTGCAGGACGGCGAAGCCTGTGTACTGCATGAAGTCAGCCGCTTTATCAAAAAGGACGGGCGCTGGTTTTATCTGGACGGCGTGATCAAGTCGCTCGGCAAGGTCGGCGCTACTGTCAATCTGGGCAAAAACGCGCCGTGCCCTTGCGGCAGCGGTAAAAAATTCAAGCGTTGCTGCGGCGCGGCGGCATAA
- a CDS encoding YggT family protein: protein MGASYFTDPVVLVIEALSSLYVLAVLLRFLLQWCGADFYNPISQFLVKATQPPLRLLRRYVPPIGKIDTSSLILMLGLQMLANFSIGLLQGATLGIGALTVIAIMELINLLFNVFIFAIIVRAVLSWANPGRFDAASSILYSLTEPLLNIFRRIIPDMGGIDLSPLAALLFMQVARMIILPPLNQLAALIAW from the coding sequence ATGGGTGCAAGCTATTTTACCGATCCTGTCGTCCTGGTCATCGAGGCGCTGTCCTCGCTGTATGTCCTGGCAGTATTGCTGCGCTTTCTGCTGCAGTGGTGCGGCGCCGATTTTTATAATCCGATCTCCCAGTTTCTGGTCAAGGCGACCCAGCCGCCGTTGCGGCTGTTGCGCCGTTATGTGCCGCCGATCGGCAAGATTGATACGTCTTCACTGATCCTGATGCTGGGCTTGCAGATGCTGGCCAATTTTTCGATCGGACTGCTGCAAGGCGCGACGCTCGGCATCGGCGCCTTGACCGTGATCGCGATCATGGAACTGATCAATTTGCTGTTCAATGTTTTCATCTTCGCGATCATCGTCAGGGCGGTGTTGAGTTGGGCGAATCCGGGCCGCTTTGATGCGGCTTCGTCGATTCTTTACAGCCTGACCGAGCCTTTGCTGAATATTTTCAGACGGATCATTCCGGATATGGGCGGCATCGATCTGTCGCCGCTGGCCGCGTTATTGTTCATGCAGGTCGCCCGCATGATCATCCTGCCGCCGCTGAATCAGCTGGCGGCACTGATCGCCTGGTAA
- a CDS encoding GspH/FimT family pseudopilin encodes MNRFKATGFTLIEAMIVVAIMGILVATAFPSFQRMLETNRLKQVAESLKSDMQLARTEAIKRSKYVIVSTTTGNNGSWCYGLTETTSSCSKTSCDCAETNTADSDYCEIKRVLGSNFNSAVNITSTTSANTIFDFKRGVRLEIDHDDSCKLVLADEDDEVRLTTTNFQTSVVSSNTGRSINCTPSGQNGIIGYPPC; translated from the coding sequence ATGAATAGATTCAAGGCTACGGGCTTTACTTTGATTGAGGCCATGATCGTCGTTGCGATCATGGGGATTCTCGTTGCAACGGCATTTCCTTCATTCCAGCGCATGCTTGAAACAAACCGATTGAAACAGGTCGCTGAATCCCTGAAATCCGACATGCAATTGGCGCGTACGGAGGCGATTAAACGCAGTAAATATGTCATAGTATCGACAACTACAGGAAATAATGGCTCATGGTGTTACGGCTTAACTGAAACAACATCGAGCTGTAGTAAAACCAGTTGCGATTGTGCTGAAACGAATACGGCAGACAGCGATTATTGCGAGATAAAACGCGTCTTAGGCAGTAATTTTAATAGTGCCGTAAATATAACTTCTACTACCAGTGCTAATACCATTTTCGATTTTAAACGTGGAGTCCGTCTTGAAATAGATCATGATGATAGTTGTAAGCTAGTCCTGGCTGATGAAGATGACGAAGTTAGACTTACAACAACAAACTTTCAAACCAGCGTTGTATCTAGTAATACCGGCCGGAGCATAAACTGCACACCGTCGGGCCAGAACGGCATTATTGGTTATCCACCCTGCTAA
- the proC gene encoding pyrroline-5-carboxylate reductase, translated as MKTQKIGFIGGGNMASSLISGLIASGHEPGNIWVSDINAEQLKSLAERLKVNATASNDTVVNETDVVVLAVKPQTLRDVALQAAPAIQQRKSLVVSIAAGISERSLSTWLGAETAIVRCMPNTPALVLTGATALHANDKVNAEQRNTAENILRAVGIALWVKDEKELDAVTAVSGSGPAYYFLLMEAMEQAAVELGLTEDTARLLVLQTALGAAKIALESSESPELLRKRVTSPGGTTQRAIETFQQGGFSDLVSKALHAARDRSIEMSKQPEFN; from the coding sequence ATGAAAACACAAAAAATAGGATTTATCGGCGGCGGCAACATGGCGAGCAGCCTGATCAGCGGTTTGATCGCGTCGGGTCATGAGCCGGGGAATATCTGGGTTTCGGATATTAATGCCGAGCAGCTCAAGTCGTTGGCCGAGCGTCTGAAGGTAAACGCGACCGCATCGAACGACACGGTGGTCAATGAGACCGATGTCGTGGTGCTGGCGGTCAAGCCGCAGACTTTGCGCGATGTCGCATTGCAGGCGGCGCCGGCGATTCAACAGCGCAAATCCTTGGTCGTCTCGATCGCGGCCGGCATCAGCGAGCGCAGTCTGAGCACCTGGCTAGGCGCCGAGACTGCGATCGTGCGTTGCATGCCGAATACACCGGCATTGGTGCTGACCGGCGCGACGGCGCTGCACGCGAATGATAAAGTCAATGCCGAGCAACGCAACACGGCCGAAAATATTTTGCGTGCGGTCGGTATCGCACTGTGGGTCAAGGATGAGAAAGAACTCGATGCGGTGACCGCGGTGTCCGGCAGCGGACCGGCTTATTATTTTCTGTTGATGGAAGCGATGGAGCAGGCGGCGGTGGAGTTGGGTCTGACCGAGGACACCGCGCGGCTGTTGGTGCTGCAAACCGCGTTGGGCGCGGCGAAAATCGCGCTGGAGTCGTCCGAAAGCCCGGAACTGCTCCGTAAACGCGTGACCTCGCCGGGCGGTACCACGCAACGTGCGATCGAAACCTTTCAGCAAGGCGGTTTCAGCGATCTGGTCTCGAAAGCGTTACACGCGGCGCGCGACCGCTCGATCGAAATGTCCAAACAACCGGAGTTCAATTAA
- a CDS encoding type IV pilin protein, whose amino-acid sequence MKTNKTTAGFTLIEVMVTLAIISILAAIALPSYTEYVKKGRRSDAKAGLLNVQMAQEKYRANHISYGTLAQIGVPATSPDGNYTLAVTSATATNYTATATPKDLQAGDKCGTFAVNSSGKTISSSVQTTDAKVQECWGK is encoded by the coding sequence ATGAAAACGAACAAAACAACGGCGGGTTTTACCCTCATCGAAGTGATGGTAACGCTTGCGATTATTTCGATACTGGCGGCAATAGCGCTACCTTCTTATACAGAATATGTCAAAAAAGGCCGTCGCTCGGACGCGAAGGCTGGCTTGCTTAATGTTCAAATGGCGCAAGAAAAATATCGCGCGAACCATATCAGTTACGGCACATTGGCGCAGATCGGCGTTCCGGCTACGTCCCCGGACGGCAATTACACTCTCGCGGTTACAAGCGCTACAGCCACCAATTATACGGCGACGGCAACGCCGAAGGACTTGCAGGCAGGTGATAAATGCGGTACGTTTGCTGTTAATAGTTCAGGAAAAACGATTTCTTCCAGTGTTCAAACAACGGATGCAAAGGTTCAGGAGTGTTGGGGAAAATAG